A DNA window from Sulfitobacter sp. BSw21498 contains the following coding sequences:
- a CDS encoding DUF1365 domain-containing protein — MTARVDHIRGVTYHGRKGAVENSFRYSIDYVVLDAEADLQTPALFGRNRGAVTSLWNADHGGPKGAGRGAAWVRDVLAQHNVTGVARIELMAQPRVLGHVFNPVSFWLCRRADSALIAVISEVSNTFGDRHSYLCHHDDLRPIEPTDHLHATKIFHVSPFQPVEGGYSFRFDIRDDHIGVWIDYTRTTGGLIATLTGTRTPLTNRAIVWSLLRRPFGARRVLGLIHWQALKLWWKGGGYRPRPEPPVNDVSKT, encoded by the coding sequence ATGACAGCGCGCGTGGATCATATCCGGGGCGTTACCTATCATGGGCGCAAGGGGGCGGTCGAAAACAGCTTTCGCTATTCTATCGATTATGTGGTGCTGGATGCAGAGGCCGATCTGCAAACGCCCGCGCTATTCGGGCGCAACCGCGGCGCTGTGACATCCCTGTGGAACGCGGATCACGGTGGCCCCAAAGGTGCGGGTCGCGGGGCCGCTTGGGTGCGCGATGTTCTGGCGCAGCATAACGTCACCGGCGTCGCGCGGATCGAGCTGATGGCACAGCCTCGGGTTCTGGGGCATGTCTTTAACCCCGTTAGTTTCTGGCTTTGCCGACGCGCCGACTCGGCGTTGATCGCGGTGATATCAGAGGTGTCGAACACATTCGGCGACCGCCACAGTTATCTGTGTCACCACGATGACCTGCGCCCGATAGAGCCGACCGATCACCTGCACGCGACGAAGATTTTTCATGTCTCGCCCTTTCAGCCGGTCGAAGGCGGATACAGCTTTCGCTTTGATATTCGCGATGATCATATCGGGGTCTGGATCGACTATACCCGGACCACTGGCGGGTTGATCGCCACGCTAACCGGTACGCGCACCCCGCTGACGAACCGCGCAATCGTGTGGTCGCTGCTGCGGCGTCCGTTCGGGGCGCGGCGTGTGCTCGGGCTAATCCACTGGCAGGCGCTAAAACTCTGGTGGAAGGGCGGCGGCTATCGCCCGCGCCCCGAACCGCCGGTGAATGACGTCTCGAAAACGTGA